The Streptococcus viridans genome contains the following window.
AATTAATCAATCATGTGGTCGATGAAGGAGCCCCCCTCTGTTATGTCTCTGTTGACGAGGAACGGGGCTTGGTTTATGGTGCCAACTATCACAAGGGACAAGTCCTCTCTTATCGTATCCATGAGGATGGTCATTTGACCTTTGTCGACCAAGCGACTCATCAGGGTTCTGGACCTCACAAAAACCAAGCTAGTCCCCATGTACATTACGCAGATCTTACTCCCGATAAGTTGCTCATCACTTGTGATTTAGGTACTGATCAAGTAGTGGTCTACCAAGTTGATGATTTTGGGAAACTAACGGAAGCACAAACCTACCAAACTGCTCCAGGTGCAGGTCCGCGTCACATCATTTTCCATTCTCATTACAAGACTGCCTACCTCATTAACGAACTAAACGCCACCATCGATGTCCTTTTCTATGATGGACTTGGCTACTTTGAACATTTCCAAACCATCTCAACTCTACCAGAAGATTATGAAGGTCAAAAATGGGCTGCTGCTATTC
Protein-coding sequences here:
- a CDS encoding lactonase family protein produces the protein MMQDIYFGTYTKRDSKGIYKASFDERTGQLSDLQLVAQEPNPTYLAFSKAGFLYSVGADQDLGGIASFSPDHQLINHVVDEGAPLCYVSVDEERGLVYGANYHKGQVLSYRIHEDGHLTFVDQATHQGSGPHKNQASPHVHYADLTPDKLLITCDLGTDQVVVYQVDDFGKLTEAQTYQTAPGAGPRHIIFHSHYKTAYLINELNATIDVLFYDGLGYFEHFQTISTLPEDYEGQKWAAAIRLSEDGKFLYASNRAHNSIAVYEILADGSLVLLEIVPTNGLNPRDFILSPDQEYLIAVHQDSDNATVFKRDKASGRLTELSHDFFVPEAVCVLFN